From the Streptomyces sp. Tu 2975 genome, one window contains:
- the gcvT gene encoding glycine cleavage system aminomethyltransferase GcvT: MSNAPRLTALDALHRSLGATMTDFAGWDMPLRYGSERDEHVAVRTKAGLFDLSHMGEITVTGPRAVDLLNHALVGNIGTIGLGRARYTMICQEDGGILDDLIVYRLGEDEYMVVANAGNAQIVLDALTERAQGFDATVRDDRDAYALIAVQGPESPGILKSLTDADLDGLKYYAGLPGTVAGVPALIARTGYTGEDGFELFVEPQHAEKLWQALTDAGAPAGLIPCGLSCRDTLRLEAGMPLYGHELTTALTPFDAGLGRVVKFEKEGDFVGREALTAAAERAESAPPRKLVGLIAEGRRVPRAGMSVVADGTVIGEVTSGAPSPTLGKPIAMAYVDAAHAAPGTPGVGVDIRGTHEPYEVVALPFYKRQK; this comes from the coding sequence ATGAGCAACGCCCCCCGTCTGACCGCACTCGACGCCCTGCACAGGTCGCTGGGCGCGACCATGACCGATTTCGCCGGCTGGGACATGCCCCTGCGGTACGGCAGCGAGCGTGACGAGCACGTCGCCGTCCGCACCAAGGCCGGGCTGTTCGACCTGTCCCACATGGGTGAGATCACCGTCACCGGTCCGCGAGCCGTCGACCTGCTGAACCACGCACTGGTCGGCAACATCGGCACCATCGGCCTCGGCCGCGCCCGCTACACGATGATCTGCCAGGAGGACGGCGGCATCCTCGACGACCTGATCGTCTACCGCCTCGGCGAGGACGAGTACATGGTCGTCGCCAATGCCGGCAACGCCCAGATCGTGCTCGACGCCCTCACCGAGCGCGCCCAGGGCTTCGACGCCACCGTCCGTGACGACCGTGACGCGTACGCGCTGATCGCGGTTCAGGGCCCGGAGTCCCCCGGCATCCTGAAGTCGCTGACCGACGCCGACCTGGACGGCCTGAAGTACTACGCGGGCCTGCCGGGCACCGTGGCGGGCGTCCCGGCGCTGATCGCCCGCACCGGCTACACCGGCGAGGACGGCTTCGAACTGTTCGTCGAGCCGCAGCACGCCGAGAAGCTCTGGCAGGCGCTGACCGACGCGGGCGCGCCCGCCGGTCTGATCCCGTGCGGCCTGTCCTGCCGCGACACGCTGCGCCTGGAGGCGGGCATGCCGCTGTACGGGCACGAGCTGACCACGGCGCTCACCCCGTTCGACGCGGGTCTCGGCCGGGTGGTGAAGTTCGAGAAGGAGGGCGACTTCGTCGGCCGTGAGGCGCTCACGGCCGCCGCGGAGCGTGCCGAGTCGGCGCCGCCGCGCAAGCTCGTCGGGCTGATCGCGGAGGGCCGCCGGGTCCCCCGCGCCGGCATGTCGGTGGTCGCGGACGGCACGGTGATCGGCGAGGTCACCTCGGGCGCCCCGAGCCCCACCCTCGGCAAGCCGATCGCCATGGCCTATGTGGACGCGGCCCACGCCGCGCCGGGCACGCCGGGAGTCGGCGTCGACATCCGGGGCACCCACGAGCCGTACGAGGTCGTGGCGCTGCCGTTCTACAAGCGCCAGAAGTGA
- a CDS encoding enhanced serine sensitivity protein SseB C-terminal domain-containing protein has protein sequence MSASGTAAAGQVEHMLRQVTPGRYDAYEALLHALADPAGGRIWMLLWHGQPGSPDAQYGNMEIDGVCYAPCVTSAQELAVSGWNRAHEVTTGRDIARALYPDHWGIWLNPHAPGGGVGVPWLDLRRIATGLDRMPAGPLRLSDPAIEIPQFYALLTQNAHRTPAVRSLRRAWVQPAVGPAYLAIGLDLYDTGPHSVETVRVMMRQSVAAVPDGLPVSTVAMSDEYDPVTMWMRVNARPFYDRDAHAGAPAAGGGYGYPPPHTR, from the coding sequence GTGAGTGCGTCAGGCACCGCGGCGGCCGGACAGGTCGAGCACATGCTGCGCCAGGTGACTCCCGGCCGCTACGACGCGTACGAGGCGCTGCTGCACGCCCTCGCCGACCCTGCGGGCGGCCGGATCTGGATGCTGCTGTGGCACGGACAGCCCGGCTCGCCCGACGCCCAGTACGGCAACATGGAGATCGACGGCGTCTGCTACGCCCCTTGTGTCACCTCCGCCCAGGAGCTGGCCGTCTCCGGCTGGAACCGTGCGCACGAGGTCACCACCGGCCGGGACATCGCCCGCGCCCTCTACCCGGACCACTGGGGCATCTGGCTGAACCCGCACGCTCCCGGCGGCGGTGTGGGTGTGCCGTGGCTGGATCTGCGCCGTATCGCCACGGGCCTGGACCGGATGCCGGCGGGACCGCTGCGGCTGTCGGACCCGGCGATCGAGATCCCGCAGTTCTACGCCCTGCTCACACAGAACGCCCACCGCACCCCCGCCGTCCGCTCGCTGCGGCGTGCCTGGGTGCAGCCCGCGGTGGGGCCCGCGTACCTGGCCATCGGTCTGGATCTCTACGACACCGGCCCGCACTCGGTCGAGACGGTGCGGGTGATGATGCGGCAGTCGGTGGCCGCCGTGCCGGACGGTCTGCCGGTGTCGACCGTGGCCATGTCCGACGAGTACGACCCGGTCACCATGTGGATGCGCGTCAATGCCCGCCCCTTCTACGACCGCGACGCCCACGCGGGGGCGCCGGCCGCCGGCGGTGGGTACGGATATCCTCCGCCGCACACCCGCTGA
- a CDS encoding EF-hand domain-containing protein: MADIESARKAFDRYDADGDGFITAAEYKTAMAQMGDWNVTESVAEAVIAAQDTDKDKLLSFDEFWAHLNKA; this comes from the coding sequence GTGGCGGACATCGAGTCAGCACGCAAGGCGTTCGACCGTTACGACGCGGACGGCGACGGCTTCATCACTGCGGCCGAGTACAAGACGGCCATGGCTCAGATGGGTGACTGGAACGTCACCGAGTCGGTGGCCGAGGCCGTGATCGCCGCACAGGACACCGACAAGGACAAGCTCCTGTCGTTCGACGAGTTCTGGGCCCACCTGAACAAGGCCTGA
- the glyA gene encoding serine hydroxymethyltransferase: protein MSLLNTPLHELDPDVAAAVDAELHRQQSTLEMIASENFAPVAVMEAQGSVLTNKYAEGYPGRRYYGGCEHVDVVEQIAIDRIKALFGAEHANVQPHSGAQANAAAMFALLKPGDTIMGLNLAHGGHLTHGMKINFSGKLYNVVAYHVDDATGQVDMAEVERLAKESKPKLIVAGWSAYPRQLDFAAFRRIADEVGAYLMVDMAHFAGLVAAGLHPNPVPHAHVVTTTTHKTLGGPRGGVILSTAELAKKINSAVFPGQQGGPLEHVIAAKAVSFKVAASEDFKERQQRTLDGARILAERLVQADVTEHGVSVLSGGTDVHLVLVDLRNSELDGQQAEDRLHEVGITVNRNAIPNDPRPPMVTSGLRIGTPALATRGFQDEDFREVADIIAEALKPSYDVPALRARVTALAGKHPLYPGL from the coding sequence ATGTCGCTTCTCAACACCCCTCTCCACGAGCTGGACCCGGACGTCGCCGCCGCTGTCGACGCCGAGCTCCACCGTCAGCAGTCCACCCTCGAGATGATCGCCTCGGAGAACTTCGCTCCGGTCGCGGTCATGGAGGCACAGGGCTCCGTCCTCACCAACAAGTACGCCGAGGGCTACCCGGGCCGCCGCTACTACGGCGGCTGCGAGCACGTCGACGTGGTCGAGCAGATCGCGATCGACCGGATCAAGGCGCTGTTCGGCGCCGAGCACGCCAATGTGCAGCCCCACTCGGGCGCGCAGGCGAACGCGGCCGCGATGTTCGCGCTGCTGAAGCCGGGCGACACGATCATGGGCCTGAACCTGGCCCACGGCGGTCACCTCACCCACGGCATGAAGATCAACTTCTCCGGCAAGCTCTACAACGTGGTCGCGTACCACGTGGACGACGCCACCGGACAGGTCGACATGGCCGAGGTCGAGCGCCTCGCCAAGGAGTCCAAGCCGAAGCTGATCGTCGCCGGCTGGTCCGCGTACCCGCGCCAGCTGGACTTCGCGGCCTTCCGGCGGATCGCCGACGAGGTCGGCGCCTACCTCATGGTCGACATGGCGCACTTCGCCGGCCTGGTCGCCGCGGGTCTGCACCCCAACCCGGTGCCGCACGCCCACGTCGTCACCACGACCACGCACAAGACCCTCGGCGGTCCGCGCGGCGGCGTGATCCTCTCCACCGCAGAGCTCGCCAAGAAGATCAACTCCGCGGTCTTCCCCGGCCAGCAGGGCGGCCCGCTGGAGCACGTCATCGCGGCGAAGGCGGTCTCCTTCAAGGTCGCCGCCTCCGAGGACTTCAAGGAGCGCCAGCAGCGCACGCTGGACGGCGCCCGCATCCTCGCCGAGCGTCTGGTCCAGGCGGACGTGACCGAGCACGGCGTCTCCGTCCTGTCCGGCGGCACGGACGTGCACCTGGTCCTGGTGGACCTGCGCAACTCCGAGCTGGACGGTCAGCAGGCCGAGGACCGCCTCCACGAGGTCGGTATCACGGTCAACCGCAACGCCATCCCGAACGACCCGCGGCCGCCGATGGTCACCTCGGGTCTGCGGATCGGCACCCCGGCGCTGGCCACGCGCGGCTTCCAGGACGAGGACTTCCGCGAGGTCGCGGACATCATCGCCGAGGCGCTGAAGCCGTCGTACGACGTGCCGGCGCTGCGCGCCCGGGTGACGGCCCTGGCCGGGAAGCACCCGCTCTACCCTGGTCTGTGA
- a CDS encoding ABC transporter permease, producing the protein MLRLVVRRLLQLIPTLLGLSVLLFLWLNRLPGGPASAILGERATEAEVARINRALGLDQPVYVQYWRFLKRIFELDLGTSTQTGQPVWDEFATRFPATVELSIVAILIAIVVGIPMGYLAAKRRGGWLDVGAVSGSLIGICIPVFFLALILKGIFAVQLQMFPSYGRLDTGMDATDITGFAVLDGLLTGELDASLDAIHHLILPAVALSSIPLAVIVRMTRASVLEVLGEDYVRTAESKGLDKRVVRGRHVLRNALLPVVTAVGLLTGSLLSGAVLTESVFSFNGIGNFIRTSIDARDYPVLVGFILFIAMVYVLINLLVDLAYSLIDPRVRVH; encoded by the coding sequence GTGCTGCGACTCGTCGTACGAAGACTGCTACAGCTCATACCCACCCTGCTCGGCCTGTCGGTTCTGCTCTTCCTCTGGCTGAACCGGCTTCCCGGCGGACCCGCCTCAGCGATCCTGGGCGAGCGGGCGACCGAAGCCGAAGTGGCGCGTATCAACCGGGCCCTCGGGCTCGACCAGCCCGTCTACGTCCAGTACTGGCGCTTCCTCAAGCGCATCTTCGAGCTGGACCTCGGTACGTCCACCCAGACCGGTCAGCCGGTGTGGGACGAGTTCGCGACGCGGTTCCCGGCAACGGTGGAACTCAGCATCGTCGCGATCCTCATTGCCATCGTTGTCGGCATCCCGATGGGCTACCTGGCGGCCAAGCGCCGCGGTGGCTGGCTCGACGTCGGCGCGGTGTCCGGGTCGCTCATCGGCATCTGCATCCCGGTCTTCTTCCTCGCCCTGATCCTCAAGGGGATCTTCGCCGTCCAGCTGCAGATGTTCCCGAGCTACGGACGGCTCGACACCGGCATGGACGCCACCGACATCACCGGATTCGCCGTCCTCGACGGCCTGCTGACCGGCGAGCTGGACGCCAGCCTGGACGCGATCCACCATCTGATCCTGCCCGCCGTCGCGCTGTCCTCCATCCCGCTCGCCGTCATCGTGCGCATGACCCGGGCCAGCGTCCTCGAGGTCCTCGGTGAGGACTACGTCCGCACGGCCGAGTCCAAGGGTCTCGACAAGCGGGTCGTCCGCGGCCGGCACGTGCTGCGCAACGCGCTGCTGCCCGTGGTCACCGCCGTGGGTCTGTTGACCGGAAGCCTGCTGTCGGGCGCGGTGCTGACCGAGTCGGTCTTCTCCTTCAACGGGATCGGAAACTTCATCCGCACCTCGATCGACGCCCGCGATTACCCGGTGCTCGTCGGGTTCATCCTCTTCATCGCGATGGTGTACGTCCTCATCAACCTCCTGGTCGACCTCGCGTACAGCCTTATCGACCCGAGAGTGCGGGTGCACTGA
- the gcvH gene encoding glycine cleavage system protein GcvH has protein sequence MSNPQQLRYSKEHEWLSAAEDGVSTVGITEHAANALGDVVYVQLPEVGDTVTAGETCGELESTKSVSDLYSPVSGEVTEANEDVVNDPSLVNSAPFEGGWLFKVRVSEEPKDLLSADEYTDFAG, from the coding sequence ATGAGCAACCCCCAGCAGCTGCGCTACAGCAAGGAGCACGAGTGGCTGTCGGCCGCCGAGGACGGCGTGTCGACGGTCGGCATCACGGAGCACGCGGCCAACGCGCTCGGCGACGTGGTGTACGTCCAGCTCCCCGAGGTCGGTGACACGGTGACCGCGGGCGAGACCTGCGGCGAGCTGGAGTCCACCAAGTCGGTCAGCGACCTGTACTCCCCGGTCAGCGGTGAGGTCACCGAGGCCAACGAGGACGTCGTCAACGACCCGTCCCTGGTGAACTCCGCACCGTTCGAGGGCGGTTGGCTCTTCAAGGTGCGCGTCAGCGAGGAGCCGAAGGACCTGCTCTCCGCGGACGAGTACACCGATTTCGCCGGCTGA
- a CDS encoding enhanced serine sensitivity protein SseB: MDIPRTGWPGNELEEVLAASLGNPAAGGRLVEVLGRSPIWVPLPNGGSQESRDLDLPTMEIDGAAYVPVFSSEQQFLQCVGAHMPFTVAPARDFARGLPPQLGIAVNPGGAVGAPLPPAAVAELCRVGRTPLEGPASGGRVRLFEPDWQEEPVDFLAAAAGEFEAVGVVLTGRRALASIEGDAPTLFIGVQLSSWEGVERNAPMDALGRAMGRVRPPWPVNLVLLDVAQDPVADWMLERVRPFYQRQHV; encoded by the coding sequence ATGGACATACCCCGCACCGGCTGGCCCGGCAACGAGCTCGAAGAGGTGCTCGCCGCCTCCCTCGGCAACCCCGCGGCCGGCGGCCGCCTGGTCGAGGTGCTCGGCCGCAGCCCGATATGGGTCCCGCTGCCCAACGGCGGCAGTCAGGAGAGCCGGGACCTCGATCTGCCGACCATGGAGATCGACGGCGCCGCGTACGTCCCCGTCTTCAGCTCGGAGCAGCAGTTCCTCCAGTGCGTCGGCGCCCATATGCCCTTCACCGTCGCGCCCGCCAGGGACTTCGCCCGCGGGCTGCCGCCGCAGCTCGGCATCGCCGTCAACCCGGGCGGCGCCGTGGGCGCCCCGCTGCCGCCCGCCGCGGTCGCCGAACTGTGCCGGGTGGGGCGGACGCCGCTCGAGGGTCCGGCCTCCGGCGGCCGGGTACGGCTCTTCGAGCCGGACTGGCAGGAGGAGCCGGTCGACTTCCTCGCCGCCGCGGCCGGCGAGTTCGAGGCCGTCGGAGTCGTGCTGACCGGCCGCCGCGCGCTCGCCTCCATCGAGGGCGACGCGCCGACACTCTTCATCGGTGTGCAGCTCTCGTCCTGGGAGGGCGTCGAGCGCAACGCCCCCATGGACGCCCTCGGCCGGGCCATGGGCCGGGTCCGGCCGCCGTGGCCGGTCAACCTGGTGCTTCTCGACGTCGCGCAGGATCCGGTGGCCGACTGGATGCTCGAGCGCGTGCGCCCCTTCTATCAACGACAGCACGTGTAG
- a CDS encoding L-serine ammonia-lyase yields the protein MAISVFDLFSIGIGPSSSHTVGPMRAARMFARRLKNEGLLAHTAAIRAELFGSLGATGHGHGTPKAVLLGLEGNSPRTVDVESADAQVERIKADGRINLLGAHEIDFDFDADLVLHRRKALPYHANGMTVVARDAEGTTLLEKTYYSVGGGFVVDETVLSQEGAGDNPIVPDDTVLKYPFRTGDELLRLTKETGLSISALMLENEKAWRTEDEIREGLLEIWRVMQACVSRGMSREGILPGGLKVRRRAATTARKLRSEGDPQALAMEWITLYAMAVNEENAAGGRVVTAPTNGAAGIIPAVLHYYMNFVPGADEKGIVDFLLAAGAIGMLFKENASISGAEVGCQGEVGSACSMAAGALAEVLSGSPEQVENAAEIGMEHNLGLTCDPVGGLVQIPCIERNGMAAVKAVTAAKMAMRGDGSHKVSLDKVIKTMKDTGADMSVKYKETARGGLAVNIIEC from the coding sequence GTGGCCATCTCGGTCTTCGACCTGTTCTCGATCGGCATCGGCCCGTCCAGCTCCCACACGGTGGGCCCGATGCGCGCCGCCCGGATGTTCGCCCGGCGCCTGAAGAACGAGGGCCTGCTCGCCCACACCGCGGCCATACGGGCCGAGCTGTTCGGATCACTGGGAGCGACCGGGCACGGCCACGGCACGCCCAAGGCCGTCCTGCTGGGCCTGGAGGGCAACTCTCCCCGGACGGTCGACGTCGAGAGCGCCGACGCGCAGGTCGAGCGGATCAAGGCGGACGGGCGGATCAACCTGCTCGGCGCCCACGAGATCGACTTCGACTTCGACGCGGACCTCGTCCTGCACCGCCGCAAGGCCCTGCCGTACCACGCCAACGGCATGACGGTCGTCGCCCGCGACGCCGAGGGCACGACGCTGCTGGAGAAGACGTACTACTCGGTCGGCGGCGGGTTCGTCGTCGACGAGACCGTACTTTCTCAGGAGGGGGCGGGCGACAACCCGATCGTCCCCGACGACACAGTCCTGAAATACCCCTTCCGCACGGGTGACGAGCTGCTGCGTCTCACCAAGGAGACCGGTCTGTCGATCTCGGCCCTGATGCTGGAGAACGAGAAGGCCTGGCGCACCGAGGACGAGATCCGCGAAGGGCTCCTGGAGATCTGGCGCGTCATGCAGGCGTGCGTCTCGCGCGGCATGTCCCGCGAGGGCATCCTGCCGGGCGGTCTCAAGGTCCGCCGGCGCGCCGCCACCACGGCCCGTAAGCTGCGCTCCGAGGGCGACCCGCAGGCTCTCGCCATGGAGTGGATCACGCTCTACGCCATGGCCGTGAACGAGGAGAACGCGGCCGGCGGCCGGGTCGTCACCGCCCCCACGAACGGCGCCGCGGGCATCATCCCGGCGGTCCTGCACTACTACATGAACTTCGTGCCCGGCGCCGACGAGAAGGGCATCGTCGACTTCCTGCTCGCCGCGGGTGCGATCGGCATGCTCTTCAAGGAGAACGCCTCGATCTCGGGCGCCGAGGTCGGCTGCCAGGGCGAGGTCGGCTCGGCCTGCTCGATGGCCGCGGGCGCGCTCGCCGAGGTGCTCAGCGGCTCCCCGGAGCAGGTCGAGAACGCCGCGGAGATCGGCATGGAGCACAACCTGGGCCTCACCTGCGACCCGGTCGGCGGCCTGGTCCAGATCCCGTGCATCGAGCGCAACGGCATGGCGGCGGTCAAGGCGGTCACGGCCGCGAAGATGGCGATGCGCGGCGACGGCAGCCACAAGGTGTCCCTGGACAAGGTCATCAAGACGATGAAGGACACCGGCGCCGACATGTCGGTCAAGTACAAGGAGACCGCGCGCGGCGGTCTCGCGGTGAACATCATCGAGTGCTGA
- a CDS encoding ABC transporter substrate-binding protein has translation MRIFKSGAVRAITAAVAVGLIATGCASERGKDGDKGGDKDTFVFAGAGDPGSLDPALASDGETFRVTRQAFEALLEHESGGSKLVGGLAETWSSDPAGKVWTFNLRKGVKFHDGEAFNAAAVCANYDHWFNWKGTYQSSAVSYYWQTIMGGFAKNEDKEAPKPNYKSCTAKDENTAVIEVNEPSANLPGGFSLQALAIHSPKAIKEYAKQDATAKGDAITYPKYSQEAGTVAGTGPYKITKWNKGNKEVTLERFDDYWGEKAKVKNLVFRTIDTEAGRRQALQAGDIDGYDLVAPADVKTLEKEGYEVPTRDVFNIFYVGMTQSKNPALKKLEVRQAISHAIDREGIVKTQLPEGGKAATQFMPDTVAGFSDKVKTYPFDTDKAKELLKKAGEEKLSIEFCYPTEVTRPYMPAPQDMFERMKADLEKAGITVTPKAMKWAPDYLDATEAGSCALHMLGWTGDFNDGYNFIGTWFAGPDKQWGFDDKKVFDSVNAASKVTDPAGRVEAYKKANETIMEYVPGVPISASPPAIAFAKNVNPPKVSPLTQENFAEVSFK, from the coding sequence ATGCGAATATTCAAGTCCGGAGCTGTCCGGGCGATCACGGCGGCGGTGGCCGTCGGCCTGATCGCCACCGGCTGCGCCAGCGAGCGGGGCAAGGACGGTGACAAGGGGGGCGACAAGGACACGTTCGTCTTCGCCGGCGCCGGTGACCCCGGCTCCCTCGACCCTGCTCTCGCGAGCGACGGTGAGACCTTCCGGGTCACCCGTCAGGCCTTCGAGGCCCTGCTCGAGCACGAGTCGGGCGGCAGCAAGCTCGTCGGCGGTCTCGCCGAGACGTGGTCGAGCGACCCGGCCGGCAAGGTGTGGACGTTCAACCTGCGCAAGGGTGTCAAGTTCCACGACGGAGAGGCGTTCAACGCCGCCGCGGTCTGCGCGAACTACGACCACTGGTTCAACTGGAAGGGCACCTACCAGTCGAGCGCGGTCTCCTACTACTGGCAGACCATCATGGGCGGCTTCGCCAAGAACGAGGACAAGGAAGCCCCCAAGCCGAACTACAAGTCCTGCACGGCGAAGGACGAGAACACGGCGGTCATCGAGGTCAACGAGCCCTCGGCGAACCTGCCCGGCGGCTTCTCCCTCCAGGCGCTGGCGATCCACTCGCCGAAGGCCATCAAGGAGTACGCGAAGCAGGACGCGACCGCCAAGGGCGACGCGATCACGTACCCCAAGTACAGCCAGGAGGCCGGCACGGTCGCCGGCACCGGCCCGTACAAGATCACGAAGTGGAACAAGGGCAACAAGGAAGTCACCCTTGAGCGCTTCGACGACTACTGGGGCGAGAAGGCCAAGGTCAAGAACCTGGTCTTCCGCACGATCGACACCGAGGCCGGCCGCCGTCAGGCGCTGCAGGCCGGTGACATCGACGGTTACGACCTGGTCGCTCCGGCCGATGTGAAGACGCTGGAGAAGGAGGGTTACGAGGTCCCGACCCGTGACGTCTTCAACATCTTCTACGTCGGTATGACGCAGTCGAAGAACCCCGCGCTGAAGAAGCTCGAGGTCCGGCAGGCCATCTCGCACGCCATCGACCGCGAGGGCATCGTCAAGACGCAGCTGCCCGAGGGCGGCAAGGCCGCGACCCAGTTCATGCCCGACACGGTCGCCGGTTTCTCGGACAAGGTGAAGACCTACCCGTTCGACACCGACAAGGCCAAGGAGCTCCTCAAGAAGGCCGGTGAGGAGAAGCTCTCGATCGAGTTCTGCTACCCGACCGAGGTCACGCGCCCCTACATGCCGGCGCCGCAGGACATGTTCGAGCGCATGAAGGCGGACCTGGAGAAGGCCGGCATCACGGTCACCCCGAAGGCCATGAAGTGGGCCCCGGACTACCTGGACGCCACCGAGGCCGGCTCCTGCGCCCTGCACATGCTGGGCTGGACCGGTGACTTCAACGACGGCTACAACTTCATCGGCACCTGGTTCGCCGGTCCCGACAAGCAGTGGGGCTTCGACGACAAGAAGGTCTTCGACTCCGTGAACGCCGCGTCGAAGGTCACCGACCCCGCGGGTCGCGTGGAGGCCTACAAGAAGGCCAACGAGACGATCATGGAGTACGTCCCGGGTGTCCCGATCTCGGCCTCCCCGCCGGCGATCGCGTTCGCCAAGAACGTCAACCCGCCGAAGGTCTCCCCGCTGACGCAGGAGAACTTCGCCGAGGTCTCCTTCAAGTAA
- a CDS encoding AAA family ATPase, with protein MTRHGEGTTLQPTGAYATTTGVPAPPGMSAVPSRAGAATTALPVLRDLRQRAGRGPHSLLFGAGDVVVVSGLPGSGKSTLIRRAARGLGIDSQDTRDRWDALAPRFLPYAVYRPLVRLAHYAGLRRALRSGESVVVHDCGTQAWVRRWLARETRRRGASLHLVLLDVTPQVARAGQRERGRGVSGYAFARHRRAVSRLVADAEAGRLPAGCASAVLLDREAAGALARLGFG; from the coding sequence ATGACCCGACACGGGGAGGGGACGACGTTGCAGCCGACCGGTGCATACGCCACGACCACGGGGGTGCCCGCGCCACCGGGCATGTCCGCCGTCCCGTCCCGGGCCGGAGCGGCCACGACCGCCCTGCCCGTCCTGCGCGACCTGCGGCAGCGGGCCGGGCGCGGCCCGCACAGCCTGCTCTTCGGCGCCGGTGACGTGGTGGTCGTCTCCGGCCTGCCCGGCAGCGGCAAGTCCACGCTGATCCGGCGCGCGGCGAGGGGCCTCGGCATCGACTCGCAGGACACCCGGGACCGCTGGGACGCCCTCGCCCCACGCTTCCTGCCGTACGCCGTCTACCGCCCGCTGGTGCGGCTCGCCCACTACGCCGGGCTGCGGCGTGCCCTGCGCTCCGGCGAGAGCGTCGTCGTGCACGACTGCGGCACACAGGCGTGGGTCCGGCGCTGGCTCGCCCGTGAGACACGGCGGCGCGGGGCCTCCCTCCACCTGGTGCTGCTGGACGTGACGCCCCAGGTCGCGAGAGCGGGCCAGCGCGAGCGGGGCCGCGGCGTGTCGGGCTACGCCTTCGCCCGCCACCGTCGGGCCGTCTCCCGCCTGGTCGCCGACGCGGAGGCGGGCCGACTGCCGGCCGGCTGCGCGTCCGCCGTCCTCCTGGACCGCGAGGCGGCGGGGGCGCTGGCGCGGCTGGGCTTCGGGTAG